The proteins below come from a single Stomoxys calcitrans chromosome 1, idStoCalc2.1, whole genome shotgun sequence genomic window:
- the LOC106095246 gene encoding adult-specific cuticular protein ACP-22-like, with translation MKFITIGTLLAFSGLAAAGHLHHGSATSYTVVTKHKTDGHHGWSGHDSDSHGWSGSSVSHGWSGHGEAGHDLSGHDGKGTSHGWSGHDLPEHDDDSHGWSDKVVSHGWSGHGDDILISSGQNDDSHGWSGHEENHGWAGHDESQGHGDSEHHDYHSHPKYEFKYGVKDSKTGDIKDQWEQRDGDSVKGGYSLKEADGTIRVVDYHADKHNGFNAVVKKIGHAHQPEQHHSHHHGSWEGGHSDQQDHGRGYSGHSSYGGSHSH, from the exons ATGAAGTTCATAACCATAGGAACTCTTTTAGCCTTTTCCGGCTTAGCTGCTGCTGGACATTTGCATCATGGTAGCGCTACCAGTTATACTGTAGTGACTAAACATAAAACCGATGGTCATCATGGATGGTCTGGGCATGATAGTGATAGTCATGGTTGGTCTGGAAGTTCCGTCAGTCATGGTTGGTCTGGCCATGGTGAAGCTGGTCATGATTTGTCTGGACATGATGGTAAGGGCACAAGTCATGGCTGGTCTGGCCATGATTTACCAGAACATGACGACGATAGCCACGGTTGGTCAGATAAAGTCGTAAGTCATGGTTGGTCCGGACATGGTGACGATATCCTCATTTCTTCGGGACAGAACGATGATAGCCACGGCTGGTCGGGTCATGAAGAAAATCACGGTTGGGCTGGCCATGACGAAAGCCAAGGACATGGCGATTCGGAGCATCATGACTATCATTCTCATCCCAAATACGAATTCAAATATGGTGTTAAGGATTCTAAGACCGGTGATATTAAGGATCAATGGGAACAACGTGATGGTGATAGTGTCAAAG GTGGCTACTCCTTGAAAGAAGCTGATGGCACCATTCGCGTGGTTGACTACCATGCCGACAAACACAATGGTTTCAATGCTGTTGTCAAAAAAATAGGTCATGCGCATCAGCCCGAACAGCACCATAGTCATCACCATGGAAGTTGGGAGGGTGGCCATTCTGATCAACAAGATCACGGTCGTGGTTACAGTGGACATAGCAGCTACGGTGGATCTCATTCACATTAA